A window of Hordeum vulgare subsp. vulgare chromosome 5H, MorexV3_pseudomolecules_assembly, whole genome shotgun sequence genomic DNA:
ctagttgggcctttccctcgttactgctacatgacgcgctagtatcattgcatatcctgctacactggcagaggcatacatttgcatacatcatgatggttttcacttgtctttatgttgagtacttcttataaagtgtgatgatttttttattcatgtaaaacatagagtgttgcccttaagtgagaaaaagatcccaaagtggacaaaacaaaagatcccaaagaggacaaatgagagataaaaagaaagagccaaagaggccacaaaaattaaaaaaaaagagaaaaagaattaaaaaaaagagataaaaggggcaacactactattctttttggaatatccacactcgtactccattactatattggtactacatagagattatcattcatgcataactatgtggggacccttacactatagaacttggtttgcatattcaatGATGagtctcctcaaatgagctctaggtcttcatgagcaaacaagttggatgcacccacactagttccattggagagcttaccttagctcatatgtggatCTGTtacatgtcaatccctactcctcacatcatatctatcattcggctttctctcgcctatggttgttctcattgatgtgagcctttcacgcctttttgtcttccttccccatcattattgtatttgccatcctaagtgccaacatatcttgcttacgctcatccattgcatgagtgctcaaaatcgaaagggagaggatcattttgacttgcgtctgactagtggtgtggggatgagtcaaaataagattccaagggagaccaagtgtgaaattttagtagattgagttctcaattaaaaaaatattttataacctcaacccatctcccacttcttgcacgcaaacaccacttggagacattcgagtcacggacagcgagagctcttgcacctttatgttcttactttgctaaattcaatactagatatagactcttgcttgttattgtcttgacttgaattgcatctctcacttgctttactttgaagtcctTATATGtgcgttagcatgtcaccacagaaattattgtgttatcatttatctactcgggcACGAGtacaaattaagcttggggatgttgatacgtcccaaacgtatctataatttttgcttgttccatgatcttttgggtgacattgttatatgttttgctacacttttatatcattttacacatatttggactaacctactaactcagtgcacccagtgccagtttgtatgtgctgatgtctattttgcacgggcttttacccaattttccgaagcccgaaaaaatccagaaaaaaatatatataatcagcgaaacagaagcttccggatcacaacttaataccatatagatgttctggatagatatctcaaggtggatgattagtaagtagatgctgatgaataaatggtctacttgtcttggcgtattgcccattactattgaacctctaactatcaaggagcataattagcattgtggtgtgatcataattctgtcaattgcccaactgtgatttgtttaccccaagtatagttgtttatcgtcttttgaaagagatacatcactagtgaacatcatgtgactccggtccatatcaccatcattgtttacacctccatcatttatcgctttcatttacttttccgttgcaatcactattaccttcccgcctgTGTTttaatcctttgcaaactacaaggccggagagattgacaacctccatgtactcgttgcgagcaaagttatttgttgtgtgtgcaggtccacgtcttatgctgaccaggacaggagacacctacttgttgagcctagcagTCCtcttagttcgataaaccttgcattctccgtgtaagggaaatttgttgctcactacatctccaccttccacttaggataaccaacgaggggcgagaagtatatccatcaactcgtcatcacctgCCAACAGCCCCGTGGGCTTTACCTCTTCACGGGCCAATCGTCACTTCCATCTCAGTATGGTATAATAGGCTATTGTCAAAAGACATGTCGGTAGCCACTTGTCCACGTCATGACGGAGCGAGACGGTGCATGCACGCTAATGAGATACCTAGCGTCATTAGCCATGATTGCACGTAATGAAATCCTAATACGGTTGTATAAAGAGGCCACATAAAAAATCAAACCATGATCATATCTTACTATAATTTATTAAAAAGTCAAAACAATGGGGGGTGGAATGCGAACCAAAGTCTGCCTAGATAGTTAGAGGGACTACGGCATTCCATTTTATTGGAGTTCAAGTCATGTTTCTCGTATTTATTCATgaatttatttgaagatttacgGCGATATGTTTTTAGTGCGAGGAGACATTTTCATCGACGACGATATGCTTAGGATAACTTTGTAAATCTCAACATAATATGTCGATATTTAAAAATGCTTATTAAAAACAAAATGTAGCAGTGTGCGTTTACAGGATAAGTGTATGCGATTTTTTGTCCAGCATTCACATGCAAGTTACTTGTCGCTTCTTTTGACATAAGACGGACAGAGAGGAGAACGTAAATTCAAGGAGCGCGGAAACGGAAAACATTGTAGGCGCGTAGAAGGCGAAAACTGAAAGCAAAAGCGCGCGCCCGCACCCCACCTAAAACGGTCACTGCAGCCGACGGTTACTGCGAATCTTCTGCCGCGGTCCCCTCTCCCAGGTTCCCGCTCCAATGCAAAAACAGGCATACCCACGTGTCGACGCCCGACATTAGCCCCACCATTAACGGCCCAATTAGCTTCCTCGGTCAACAACATCACATTCATCTCTCTAAATCTGCCTTTCTTTCTAAAAAAGATTGTACCAAAAAACTACGCGTATGAATGAAGATTCACGCAGGAGCCCTTTAACGCAGGTAGCAGCTGATGATCAAAGCAAGTCCAAAATCGCATTGAATATTCCAAATTTCATCACTAGCAACCGATGCAAAGGTGATGTACACATACGAATACAACAGCCATTCTTTTTAATTATTACAGACCGTAATGCCAGCCACGTACACCGAAATTGGACGGGAGCAAATTAAAGAGGAGGTTGGCATTTCCATAGAAAAATACAAACAaccaatttcagatctaaaattccaTCACAGATCTGAACCCGACTTCAGATCTCGAACTCCAAACCAAAGAGGCAAGCACAGGAATTTTTGCAAGGCAAAGAGTGATCAATCATAATTAATTAGATAAACAATGCACTATTTTGTTCTCGACACCGTCACATGGACCTTGCTACGCTAAAAAAAACCTCATCACATCAGGCTGCTACGGTAATATGGACGACCGGGGACaaaccctcgccgccgccgtcttcGTCATCCACAGATACACCTCCAAGGGTACGCCGGCCGAGACCAGTGCACCACGACCCGGATATAAAATTTACAGTCTAGAACACAGAATCCTGGACTAACAACACAGAACATGGGAAAACTGCTAATGGAAACTCGTTGCGGGAGGACGGGCTCTCTACTTCTTGGCCTTCTTGGCGGGGGCCTTCTTGGCGGGCGTGGCCTTCTTCACCGGCGCCGACCGCTTGGTGGGCGGCTTCCTGGCGGCTGGCTTCTTGGGGGTAGCGGGTGCCGCCGCCTTCTTCCCTGGTGCGTCCTTGGCGGAGGTCTTGGCGGCCTTGGCGGGGCGGCCCTTCGGCTTGGCAGCAGCCTTCGTCTTGGCGGCCGGCTTGGGCTTGGCGGCGGCCTTGGTGGTCTTGGCTGGTGCCTTCTTGGCGGCTGCCTTGGGCTTCGCTGCCGCCTTGGGCTTGGCGGCGGCCTTGGTCTTGGCTGGGGCCTTGGCGGTGGTCTTCTTGGCCGGCGCCTTCTTCTTGGCAGGGGACTTGGCGGTGGTCTTCTTGGCCGGCGCCTTCTTCTTCGCGGCGGGCTTCTTCTTGGCTGGCGCCTTGGTCTTGGGCTTCTTGGGGGCTGCGGGGGCCTTGGCGAGCTTGTAGGAGGCCTTGACCTTGGTCAGCTTGCCGGCGGCGACCAGCTTCTTGATCTGCGTCAGCATGATCTTGCGGAAGTTGGCCGGGAGGTGCGCCTTGTGCTTGTCCTCGATGAACTTGCCGATGGCGACGGTGCTCGACCCGCCCCTCTCCTTGAGCGCGGTGATCGCCTCCGACACCATCTGCGCACACACAAAGCACGAACGAACAAAGCCAGTCAGACCAAGGCAAACAGAGAACGAACAGAGACCGAATGCAGCGAGATTCGGCGGTGGTCGAGGGGTTTACCTCAGCGTAGGTCGGGTGGGCGGGGGcggccttgggcttcctcggggCGGAGGGCTTCTTGGCCTTGGGCGTCTTGGCGGCCTTGGCCTTGGTCGCCTTGGCCGGTTTCGCGTCGCCGGCGGCGGCGTCAGCCGTGGTCTCCACGACGGGGTCGGCGGTCGCCTCCACCTGAGGCACCGGGATGTCGGCGGCTGCGTCGGTCGACATTGCTGCGGGAGAGCGAGGAGAGCGCGCTGGTGTGTCTTTCGCCGGAGGTGAGGGAGATGCGGGTGAGAGCTGGGTGAGGATGTCAGGGCGGAGGAGGCGCTGGTTATATAGCGGGAGACGTCGGGAAGACGGGCGAGGCCCGAACGCCGTGCGCTGATTGGTCTAGGGGGCGTAGCCACGGATCGCCCCCCTGGCGGCCGTCATCAAACCTGGCGCGTCCGATCCGTTTCCATCCGACGGCTGTCCACGCGCCGCATCGGGTGCCGCGGATTGAAGCCCCCCCACCCCCAGTTGGCCGGCCGTCTCGCGAACCAGCCTCCAGACTTCCAGAGTGTGCTTCTCCTCTCGATTTCCGATCAAATATCGCTCCATCGAATCCACCGATTCGAGTGTAATTTTTTCCATCGTGTAGGCAAGGATCATGGCTTTGTAATGAGATCAAGTTCGTGTGATTTGGTCGAGTATTCACGGAGAAATCAGCCGGTGATCAGGGACTGGTCGGGATGGTGCTTTTGTCGGAGTTTGGTGGAGATTTCCGGCCGCCGGCACTGGCTGCACCGGCGAACAATGAGATTTTCCGGCGCGGTCATGTATCTGGTTAATGTAGCAACACGTAGGTGCCGGAAACACGTCGATCCAACGTAGTTTTGATAGGCTACGAGGCGATGGAACACGACCCAAGTTGCACAACTTGTGGAGACCTTTGCTGGTGGTGTGTGAGTTCAGCCGGGCTTTGCACTGTTTGCCGGCGCGGTGGCCGGACGGCTTGCCGGAAAACCGCCGTGCTCCGGTAGGTGTGGACATGGGGAAGGCTTCCCAGCTGCTGCATTTGGGTTGTCACGCTTGAATTCGGATGATTTTGCAATAGAGTGATCATTGCTTGTTCATGTGGTTGGGGAAAGTCTACCAGGTGATACAAGTTGGCTTGTTCTACCTCTCATATCGAATTTGATCCTAATTTCAGATGATTCTTCGATGCACTATGCAATTGTTATCTAGTATTTCCTGGAACGAAGAATTGGATTGAAAATTCTGGAAGTTTTTTGGTGCTGTCCGAACCAAGAAATGTGTCCAGGAAGAGGTCAAAGTTGGGCTGGGTGTGGTGCTCTCTCCCAAACATGATGATCGATCGAGCTGATCAGTTCGACATTCCAACACATGGAATTCACAAAGTTTCGAGCTGCTCGTGAAGTTTGAAAATGCAAACGAAGAGTCAATTGCTGCCAGGAAGATGAGAGAATGCAAATTGCCTGTTTGTACCAAACTGAGTGCCAGGAGGCTCTGGATGGTCTCGGCTCATCGTGAGCCCGGGTAATCATGCTGCTGGAACGGGTGTAAACATGTGCAAACTCAAGAACTCGTTTCATGGAGATGTTAAACATTCAAAAACCTGATGCATCCTTATTAAACTTGACAAGATCGATCAACGAGAGCAAAACATGGGCGTACGTGGCGTACACGCCAGTACACAAACAAGAGGATGGATGAGGTTTTTCTTGGCAGGGTGTCCAGGTGTTCCATCGGCTCAGCCATGCATATCTGTGAGCTTGTTTATCATCGCCATGGATTGATTTCATCTCATTAATTCATGGAATTGGGGTTAACATGCTCACTGATAGCATAATTTAACTATTCTTTTCACTTGATGCACCGGTTAAGTTGACCATTCCACCCAATTCGACATCACACTATCCACCTTCTATCACACCATCCCATCTTTGTTAGCACCTAAAAAAGATGCAACTGCCACGGTGCTTATTCCCGCCCAAAACAACTTGCCATCCCTAGCGACATGATACTATTTTCGGGTGTGTATCTAGGCATAGCATGTGCCACTAGCTGGTAACGATGGTGCGTGTATGTATGGGATAATCACCCTTAACTTCTATGCAACCATGATGAGCTTTGCGTCGGAGAGATTAGACGTGATCTTGTCTTGTCCAGCAGCTCTGTTTTGTTTTGCGCCGAAACAGGATAGGAACGTCGCCGGCGATCGAGTGGCTGGCAGCAAAAGTGGCCGGCGCTGCGCCGGACGGCTACTTGTGCATCTTGATTGCATGTCCGCGTCGGCGTCACACATATGGTGGATCATATCTCCTGGATAGATGGCTCAGCATCCTCCTCAATCATCTCGCTTTCCGATAACATAAACTGTGTAACAAGGCTTTCGATAAAAGCATAGATTACCATGTTTGCACGAGGTTTAGCGAGGTCGATCGAATCAAGCTGAGAGTTTCATTTCGTACCTTAGGCACTATGCCTTTTCTCCGACCACGGCGAAACCATCGTACGTCGTCGACCCATGCACGATAAGGGATGCAAGCGTTGCAGGCTAGCGGACAATAGCATGATACAAAATTACAAATATACTATCAACTTTAGGCATGCGATGGACAAACTATGAGATAGTTATTGAGTTTCGCGAGACGAAGAGTGATACCGCTTGCACCCTTTATGCATGATCGATGTGCGCACCTAGGTGAC
This region includes:
- the LOC123452756 gene encoding histone H1-like; amino-acid sequence: MSTDAAADIPVPQVEATADPVVETTADAAAGDAKPAKATKAKAAKTPKAKKPSAPRKPKAAPAHPTYAEMVSEAITALKERGGSSTVAIGKFIEDKHKAHLPANFRKIMLTQIKKLVAAGKLTKVKASYKLAKAPAAPKKPKTKAPAKKKPAAKKKAPAKKTTAKSPAKKKAPAKKTTAKAPAKTKAAAKPKAAAKPKAAAKKAPAKTTKAAAKPKPAAKTKAAAKPKGRPAKAAKTSAKDAPGKKAAAPATPKKPAARKPPTKRSAPVKKATPAKKAPAKKAKK